From Pseudonocardia autotrophica, one genomic window encodes:
- the argB gene encoding acetylglutamate kinase has protein sequence MPTPPEPLAAPDRLKRAGEKAAVLAEALPWLQRFHGRIVVVKYGGNAMIDEDLKQAFARDMVFLRLAGIHPVVVHGGGPQISAMLKRLGMPGEFRGGLRVTTPETMDIVRMVLFGQVGRELVGLINAHGPLAVGLSGEDAGLFTAERRTALVGGEPVDIGLVGDVTEVNPDAVLDIIAAGRIPVVAGVAPDADGQVHNINADSAAAALAGALDAAKLVVLTDVEGLYANYPDPDSIITSLTAGQLEPMLPRLESGMAPKMEACLRAVRSGVAQAHVIDGRVPHSVLLEVFTHEGVGTMVLPDPVPAAGGTA, from the coding sequence GTGCCTACTCCTCCTGAGCCGCTCGCGGCCCCGGACCGGCTGAAGCGGGCCGGCGAGAAGGCCGCCGTGCTCGCCGAGGCGCTGCCCTGGCTGCAGCGGTTCCACGGCCGCATCGTCGTCGTGAAGTACGGCGGCAACGCGATGATCGACGAGGACCTCAAGCAGGCGTTCGCACGGGACATGGTGTTCCTGCGCCTGGCCGGCATCCATCCGGTCGTCGTGCACGGCGGTGGCCCGCAGATCAGCGCGATGCTCAAGCGCCTCGGCATGCCGGGCGAGTTCCGCGGCGGCCTGCGGGTGACCACGCCGGAGACGATGGACATCGTCCGGATGGTGCTGTTCGGCCAGGTCGGCCGGGAGCTGGTCGGCCTGATCAACGCGCACGGACCGCTGGCCGTGGGGCTCTCGGGTGAGGACGCCGGACTGTTCACCGCGGAGCGGCGGACCGCGCTGGTCGGCGGCGAGCCGGTCGACATCGGCCTGGTCGGCGACGTCACCGAGGTCAATCCGGACGCGGTGCTGGACATCATCGCGGCCGGCCGCATCCCGGTCGTGGCCGGCGTCGCACCGGACGCCGACGGCCAGGTCCACAACATCAACGCCGACAGCGCGGCCGCCGCGCTGGCCGGGGCGCTGGACGCCGCGAAGCTCGTGGTGCTGACCGACGTCGAGGGGCTCTACGCGAACTACCCCGATCCCGACTCGATCATCACCTCGCTGACGGCGGGCCAGCTGGAACCGATGCTGCCGCGGCTCGAGAGCGGGATGGCGCCCAAGATGGAGGCCTGCCTGCGGGCGGTCCGATCCGGGGTGGCGCAGGCGCACGTCATCGACGGCCGGGTGCCGCACTCGGTTCTGCTCGAGGTCTTCACACACGAGGGTGTCGGGACCATGGTCCTTCCCGATCCCGTCCCGGCTGCTGGGGGAACGGCATGA
- the argJ gene encoding bifunctional glutamate N-acetyltransferase/amino-acid acetyltransferase ArgJ: MSEATGVTAAQGFRAAGIAAGIKKSGRADLALVVNDGPRTEAAGVVTRNKVKAAPVLWTQQVLTSGALRAVVLNSGGANACTGPEGFRTAHATAEKVAEVLGCGAVEVGVCSTGLIGEQLPRDTVLAGVEKAAAELAATPEAGTAVATAIMTTDTVPKQAHVTDPAGWTVGGTTKGAGMIAPSMATMLTVLTTDAVVERPLLDAALREAVRYSFDRLDIDGSMSTNDTVLVLASGATGVPADPAVFTAALTRVCRNLAEQMQADAEGVTKRITVRVTGAASEDDAVTIARTVARDSLVKTAMFGSDPNWGRIAAAAGYADAQLDPERLDVTINGVLLCRGAVVAGDRADCDLSGPDITIEVELGLSGGADGNTAEIRTTDLSHAYVEENSAYSS; this comes from the coding sequence GTGAGCGAGGCGACCGGCGTGACCGCCGCGCAGGGATTCCGGGCAGCCGGGATCGCGGCCGGGATCAAGAAGTCCGGCCGGGCCGACCTGGCGCTGGTCGTCAACGACGGCCCGCGCACCGAGGCGGCCGGTGTGGTCACCCGGAACAAGGTGAAGGCCGCGCCCGTGCTGTGGACCCAGCAGGTCCTCACCAGCGGCGCGCTGCGTGCGGTCGTCCTGAACTCCGGCGGGGCGAACGCCTGCACCGGGCCGGAGGGCTTCCGGACCGCGCACGCGACGGCCGAGAAGGTCGCCGAGGTGCTCGGCTGCGGGGCGGTCGAGGTCGGGGTCTGCTCGACCGGACTGATCGGCGAGCAGCTGCCCAGGGACACCGTGCTGGCCGGCGTCGAGAAGGCGGCCGCGGAGCTGGCCGCGACACCCGAGGCCGGGACCGCCGTCGCCACCGCGATCATGACGACCGACACCGTCCCGAAGCAGGCGCACGTCACCGACCCGGCGGGCTGGACGGTCGGCGGCACCACCAAGGGCGCCGGGATGATCGCCCCATCGATGGCGACCATGCTCACCGTGCTCACCACCGACGCCGTCGTCGAGCGGCCGTTGCTGGACGCCGCGCTGCGCGAGGCCGTGCGCTACAGCTTCGACCGGCTCGACATCGACGGCTCCATGTCGACCAACGACACCGTGCTGGTCCTGGCCTCCGGTGCGACCGGCGTGCCGGCCGATCCGGCCGTGTTCACCGCTGCGCTCACCCGGGTGTGCCGGAACCTGGCCGAGCAGATGCAGGCCGACGCCGAGGGCGTCACCAAGCGCATCACCGTCCGGGTCACCGGCGCCGCCTCCGAGGACGACGCGGTGACCATCGCCCGGACCGTCGCCCGGGACTCCCTGGTCAAGACCGCGATGTTCGGATCGGACCCGAACTGGGGCCGGATCGCCGCGGCCGCCGGCTACGCCGACGCCCAGCTCGATCCCGAGCGGCTCGACGTGACGATCAACGGGGTGCTGCTGTGCCGGGGCGCCGTCGTCGCGGGGGACCGCGCCGACTGCGACCTCTCCGGCCCGGACATCACGATCGAGGTCGAGCTGGGCCTGTCCGGCGGCGCCGACGGCAACACCGCCGAGATCCGGACCACCGACCTGTCGCACGCCTACGTGGAGGAGAACAGTGCCTACTCCTCCTGA
- the argC gene encoding N-acetyl-gamma-glutamyl-phosphate reductase, whose product MHVVRIAVAGASGYAGGELLRLLLAHPDVEIGTLTAGGNAGSRLGEHQPHLAPLADRVLAETTAENLAGHDAVFLALPHGRSAELAAELGGDTLVIDCGADHRLTDPAAWDRWYGGEHAGHWPYGLPELPGARERLIGASRVAVPGCYPTGISLALFPALVAGLVEPEVVVTAVTGTSGAGKSLKPHLLGAEVMGSLSAYGVGGVHRHTPEIAQNLSAALGSPVSVSFTPVLAPLPRGILASCSAPLADPATDTGTVRQAYEKAYAGEPFVRLLGEGQWPTTAQTLGSNLVALQLTVDPDARRLVVVSAIDNLTKGTAGGAVQCMNLALGLPETTGLPTTGVAP is encoded by the coding sequence ATTCACGTGGTACGCATCGCAGTAGCAGGAGCCAGCGGATACGCCGGGGGAGAGCTCCTCCGGCTGCTCCTCGCACATCCGGACGTGGAGATCGGCACGCTGACGGCAGGCGGCAACGCCGGCAGCCGACTCGGCGAGCACCAGCCGCACCTGGCCCCGCTCGCCGACCGCGTGCTGGCCGAAACCACCGCGGAGAACCTCGCCGGTCACGACGCGGTGTTCCTCGCGCTCCCGCACGGCCGATCGGCGGAGCTCGCGGCCGAGCTCGGCGGCGACACGCTGGTGATCGACTGCGGTGCCGACCACCGGCTGACCGATCCGGCGGCCTGGGACCGCTGGTACGGCGGTGAGCACGCCGGGCACTGGCCCTACGGGCTGCCCGAGCTCCCCGGCGCACGCGAGCGGCTGATCGGCGCGAGCCGGGTCGCGGTACCCGGCTGCTACCCGACCGGGATCAGCCTCGCGCTGTTCCCGGCGCTGGTCGCGGGCCTGGTCGAGCCGGAGGTGGTGGTCACCGCGGTCACCGGCACGTCCGGCGCCGGGAAGTCGCTCAAGCCGCACCTGCTGGGTGCCGAGGTGATGGGCTCGCTGTCCGCGTACGGGGTCGGCGGCGTGCACCGGCACACCCCGGAGATCGCGCAGAACCTCTCCGCCGCGCTCGGGTCGCCGGTCTCGGTGAGCTTCACGCCGGTGCTGGCACCGCTTCCGCGCGGCATCCTGGCGTCCTGCTCGGCGCCGCTGGCCGATCCGGCCACCGACACCGGGACGGTCCGGCAGGCCTACGAGAAGGCCTACGCCGGCGAACCGTTCGTGCGGTTGCTCGGCGAGGGGCAGTGGCCCACCACCGCGCAGACCCTGGGCTCCAACCTGGTGGCGTTGCAGCTGACCGTCGATCCGGACGCGCGCCGCCTGGTCGTCGTCTCCGCCATCGACAACCTGACCAAGGGCACCGCCGGCGGGGCGGTGCAGTGCATGAACCTGGCGCTGGGCCTGCCCGAGACGACCGGCCTGCCGACGACGGGAGTGGCACCGTGA
- a CDS encoding GNAT family N-acetyltransferase, with the protein MREVLRACVASADAIALARLDAPLADVLGPSGPDWHITVAADPGKAHLVLDDGNGRGESGGDGRCGGGDAGCGDGGGPAGYLVLAAPRGLEPGIELHRLVVADDRRGRGLGRALLRTALALAAVPQPPAGLSPDPGWVRPDWLAAGRLWLEAHPANTAAVHLYRSEGLVTEARLPSVLGDPSSPARRLVLARG; encoded by the coding sequence GTGCGAGAGGTTCTGCGAGCGTGCGTCGCGTCGGCCGACGCGATCGCGCTGGCCCGGCTGGACGCGCCCCTCGCCGACGTACTCGGCCCGTCCGGGCCGGACTGGCACATCACCGTCGCGGCGGATCCCGGCAAGGCCCATCTCGTCCTCGACGACGGCAACGGCCGCGGCGAGTCCGGCGGTGACGGCAGGTGTGGCGGCGGTGATGCCGGCTGCGGTGATGGCGGTGGTCCGGCCGGCTACCTGGTCCTGGCCGCACCGCGCGGCCTCGAACCGGGGATCGAACTGCACCGGCTGGTCGTCGCGGACGACCGCCGCGGCCGCGGACTGGGCCGCGCGCTGCTCCGCACCGCACTGGCGCTCGCGGCGGTGCCACAGCCACCGGCCGGGCTGAGCCCGGACCCGGGATGGGTGCGTCCGGACTGGCTGGCGGCCGGCCGCCTGTGGCTGGAGGCGCACCCGGCGAACACCGCCGCGGTGCACCTCTACCGCTCGGAGGGGCTGGTCACCGAGGCACGGCTGCCGTCGGTGCTCGGCGATCCGTCGTCTCCCGCGCGGCGGCTGGTGCTCGCCCGCGGGTGA
- a CDS encoding DUF3039 domain-containing protein has protein sequence MTTTTLPEVDTRPEGTETTGDDTPDMFHYVQKSKITESAVLGNMVVALCGETFPVTKSPKPGSPVCPDCKKIFEGLPKGGDDS, from the coding sequence ATGACCACGACGACTCTTCCCGAGGTCGACACCCGGCCGGAGGGCACCGAGACGACCGGCGACGACACGCCGGACATGTTCCACTACGTCCAGAAGTCCAAGATCACCGAGAGTGCGGTGCTGGGCAACATGGTGGTGGCGCTCTGCGGCGAGACCTTCCCGGTCACCAAGTCGCCGAAGCCCGGCTCGCCGGTCTGCCCGGACTGCAAGAAGATCTTCGAGGGACTGCCCAAGGGCGGCGACGACTCCTGA
- a CDS encoding DUF3099 domain-containing protein, protein MSDQRREDPVLITDAQMSYDEELEVRKRRYKWTMGLRIPCMILAGVFYQIPWLAVTLLAISVPLPWIAVLVANDRLPRRVEKPNRYRHEHRAIEERPHPVVEPGGDSPEQDGERRSNQAGKQAGEPGSKQAGEQGRKQGGEPGSEQGSEQGREQSSPEQGEPERRGATG, encoded by the coding sequence GTGAGCGACCAGCGACGCGAGGACCCCGTGCTCATCACGGACGCGCAGATGTCCTACGACGAAGAGCTGGAGGTCCGTAAGCGGCGCTACAAGTGGACGATGGGCCTCCGGATTCCCTGCATGATCCTGGCCGGGGTCTTCTATCAGATCCCCTGGCTCGCGGTGACCCTGCTGGCGATCTCGGTGCCGCTGCCGTGGATCGCGGTGCTGGTGGCCAACGACCGGCTGCCGCGCCGGGTGGAGAAGCCGAACCGGTACCGGCACGAGCACCGGGCCATCGAGGAGCGTCCGCACCCGGTCGTCGAGCCAGGCGGCGACAGCCCCGAGCAGGACGGCGAGCGGCGCAGCAATCAGGCCGGCAAGCAGGCCGGCGAGCCGGGCAGCAAGCAGGCCGGCGAGCAAGGCCGCAAACAGGGCGGCGAGCCGGGCAGCGAGCAAGGCAGCGAGCAAGGCAGAGAGCAGAGTAGCCCCGAACAGGGCGAACCTGAGCGTCGCGGCGCGACCGGCTGA